A stretch of the Filimonas lacunae genome encodes the following:
- a CDS encoding DedA family protein: protein MEKGMIQQFIEWIIHNGGLYVMLLVIFAETGLFLGFFLPGDSLLFAAGLYMQELASEFFGLHYVFIILMVIIASVLGNMLGYWFGYKTGPLLFEKKDTLLFKKKHLLKAKEFYEKYGKGTIFLAKFLPIIRTFAPIIGGIVKMERKTFFLYNVIGSVCWVTSMMLGGHFLQSWVLEKFKFSLKDHIEGITLAIILVTTLPVLVKILFNKKTTTTGND, encoded by the coding sequence ATGGAAAAAGGAATGATTCAGCAGTTTATTGAATGGATAATACACAACGGTGGTTTGTATGTAATGCTGCTGGTTATATTCGCTGAAACAGGGTTGTTCCTGGGTTTCTTTTTACCGGGCGATAGCTTGTTGTTTGCTGCGGGATTGTATATGCAGGAGCTGGCCAGCGAGTTTTTTGGTTTGCATTATGTATTCATTATCCTGATGGTAATTATTGCTTCCGTTCTGGGAAACATGTTGGGGTATTGGTTTGGTTATAAAACAGGCCCTTTGCTGTTTGAGAAAAAAGACACCCTGCTTTTCAAGAAAAAGCATTTGTTAAAGGCCAAAGAGTTTTACGAAAAATATGGCAAAGGCACTATTTTCCTTGCCAAATTTTTACCTATCATCAGAACGTTTGCGCCTATTATAGGTGGCATTGTAAAAATGGAAAGGAAAACTTTTTTCCTGTATAACGTAATAGGCAGTGTGTGTTGGGTAACTTCTATGATGCTGGGCGGACACTTTTTACAGTCGTGGGTACTGGAAAAATTCAAGTTCAGCCTGAAAGATCATATTGAAGGTATTACCCTGGCTATTATCCTGGTAACAACACTCCCTGTGTTAGTGAAAATATTGTTCAATAAAAAAACGACTACTACCGGCAATGACTAA
- a CDS encoding MFS transporter → MSKKYTLTSLVVWVAALGYFVDIFDLLLFGMIRTSSLKDIGITAKEDIERMGLMLDNWQMIGMLVGGIFWGILGDKKGRLSVLFGSILTYSIANIGNGFVHDVYLYALLRFVAGFGLAGELGAGVTLVNELLDKEKRGIGTALVAGTGILGAVVGGFVVKWVGDWRICYFIGGGMGIMLLLLRVGIMESGMFETMKQSQAQKGGFRLIFSNKKRLMKYLGVVFVAVPLWYVVQLYAKYSPELADAMGLHFSDADRKSVPVNAIMLTYLGLTFGDFACGLLSQYMRSRKKAIWLFMLTTIVVIIAFFILAPKSVFLFYTGICVLGFSVGYWAVFMSVAAESFGTNIRSTVTNTAPNFVRGTVVLVNLGYEFLKYRLHYNSVQANITVGIIVFALAIWALTRLEETFGKDLNYIEE, encoded by the coding sequence ATGTCGAAGAAATATACCTTAACCAGCCTGGTGGTGTGGGTGGCTGCCCTGGGCTACTTTGTTGATATTTTTGATTTGCTGCTGTTTGGAATGATCCGTACCTCCAGTTTAAAAGACATAGGTATTACAGCCAAAGAAGATATTGAACGCATGGGGCTGATGCTGGATAACTGGCAAATGATAGGGATGCTGGTGGGGGGCATTTTCTGGGGAATACTGGGCGATAAGAAAGGCCGCCTGTCTGTTTTGTTCGGTTCCATCTTAACGTATTCTATCGCCAATATTGGAAATGGGTTTGTACATGATGTATACCTGTATGCTTTACTGCGCTTTGTGGCGGGCTTTGGCCTGGCAGGCGAGCTGGGGGCTGGGGTAACATTGGTGAACGAACTGCTGGATAAAGAAAAAAGGGGTATTGGTACTGCTTTAGTGGCAGGTACAGGGATATTGGGCGCTGTGGTGGGTGGTTTTGTGGTAAAATGGGTGGGCGACTGGCGCATCTGTTATTTTATAGGTGGTGGCATGGGCATTATGTTATTGCTGTTGCGTGTGGGTATTATGGAATCTGGCATGTTTGAAACGATGAAGCAGTCGCAGGCGCAAAAAGGCGGCTTCCGCCTCATCTTCTCCAATAAAAAACGCCTGATGAAATACCTGGGAGTGGTGTTTGTAGCGGTGCCATTATGGTATGTTGTGCAGTTGTATGCCAAATACTCGCCCGAACTGGCTGATGCTATGGGGCTGCATTTTTCGGATGCCGACAGGAAAAGCGTGCCTGTAAATGCCATTATGCTTACTTACCTGGGGCTTACTTTTGGCGATTTTGCCTGTGGTTTGCTATCGCAATACATGCGCAGCCGTAAAAAGGCGATCTGGCTTTTTATGCTTACTACTATTGTAGTAATCATCGCGTTCTTTATCCTGGCACCTAAAAGTGTGTTTTTATTTTACACCGGTATTTGTGTGCTGGGCTTTTCGGTAGGGTATTGGGCTGTATTTATGAGTGTGGCGGCCGAAAGTTTTGGTACCAATATTCGCAGCACAGTAACCAATACAGCGCCTAATTTTGTGCGGGGTACGGTGGTGCTGGTAAACCTGGGGTACGAATTTTTAAAGTACAGGTTGCATTACAACTCTGTACAGGCTAATATCACCGTAGGTATTATTGTATTTGCACTGGCTATATGGGCATTGACCCGTTTGGAAGAAACATTTGGTAAAGACTTAAACTATATTGAAGAGTAG
- a CDS encoding YebC/PmpR family DNA-binding transcriptional regulator: MGRIFEVRKATMFARWDRMAKQFTRIGKEIAIAVKAGGPDPATNPALRRCFQNAKNVNMPKDRVEAAIKRAQGKEMENYDEILYEGYAPHGVALLVETATDNHVRTVANVKAIFNKGGGSLGNSGSVSFQFKKMGVFKLAPAGLNAEDLELELIDFGLDELGESTGENGEPIIVLRSAFTDFGNLQKALEDKGITPLSAELEWIPGTTVPVTDAQAEDISKLIEKLEQDDDVSKVFHNMG, translated from the coding sequence ATGGGCCGGATATTTGAAGTTCGTAAAGCCACCATGTTTGCCCGCTGGGACCGGATGGCGAAACAGTTTACCCGCATAGGAAAGGAAATTGCCATTGCTGTTAAAGCTGGCGGACCCGATCCAGCTACTAACCCTGCTTTACGTCGTTGTTTCCAAAACGCCAAAAACGTAAACATGCCTAAAGACCGCGTAGAAGCGGCTATTAAAAGGGCTCAGGGCAAGGAAATGGAGAATTACGATGAAATTCTGTATGAAGGTTATGCGCCACACGGTGTAGCCCTGCTGGTAGAAACAGCTACAGACAACCACGTAAGAACAGTAGCGAACGTAAAAGCCATTTTCAACAAAGGAGGTGGCTCTTTAGGAAACAGCGGTAGCGTAAGCTTCCAGTTTAAAAAAATGGGTGTGTTTAAACTGGCTCCTGCCGGCTTAAACGCAGAAGACCTGGAACTGGAACTGATTGATTTTGGTTTGGACGAGCTGGGTGAAAGCACTGGCGAAAACGGAGAACCTATTATCGTGTTACGTTCTGCATTCACCGATTTTGGTAACCTGCAAAAAGCGCTGGAAGATAAAGGCATTACTCCTTTAAGTGCCGAACTGGAATGGATTCCCGGCACTACCGTACCGGTAACCGATGCACAGGCAGAAGATATCAGTAAATTAATTGAAAAACTGGAGCAAGACGACGATGTAAGTAAAGTATTCCATAACATGGGATAA
- a CDS encoding OmpA family protein produces the protein MTKKYIITGLFCIAASWSQAQFVYDFLKAGDNYFAKADYASAADYYEKYLHKGSGDKALQQGFDPYKPQLSANKKDVAVSSREKAEWQLAESYRLLNYPAKAETAYKQLLEGKDDKFPLASFHLAEQLRALGKYEEAEGLFASFLKTYTVDDSYKSGAEREIKNIQFIRKELSKPEVQYYTVKAADGLLTSNGANYAPVWLTASTLLFTSTRPEQNDGHHANRLYQANLQDATVAIADVPQVKTMEQGVAAITGYGNVMYLTRWNAKGDKNAAIYVSTRQGDKWSEPVALPATVNQPGYSSQQPFVTYDGRYLLFASNKPGGEGGFDIWYTAIEEAGKVGAVMNAGKVVNTANDEQAPYYSIAAQTLVFATNGRVGMGGFDLFSSEGAVGSFNEPENLGYPVNSVKDDIYFTTKATNADILSEVWLSSDRSEACCLELFTITRKLPEPVVKTPEPDKAPEPVNDPVVVAKPTPVIDSTEGGVLTSVLYAYDKSELLDGSEASLNKLVALLQANPNMIIEIGGHTDGKGADAYNQRLSLARAQSCVNYIIGKGISADRIIAKGYGATKPVAPNTNPDGSDNPEGRKLNRRTEFTILKK, from the coding sequence ATGACTAAAAAATATATTATTACCGGATTGTTTTGTATAGCTGCTTCCTGGTCACAGGCACAATTTGTGTACGACTTTTTGAAGGCTGGCGATAATTATTTTGCCAAGGCAGATTATGCTTCGGCAGCCGATTATTACGAAAAATACTTACATAAAGGAAGTGGGGATAAAGCTTTACAACAAGGTTTTGATCCTTATAAGCCGCAGTTATCTGCCAATAAAAAAGATGTTGCGGTAAGTAGCCGGGAAAAGGCGGAATGGCAACTGGCCGAAAGTTATCGGTTGCTGAACTATCCTGCCAAGGCAGAAACCGCGTACAAGCAATTGCTGGAAGGTAAGGATGACAAATTCCCTTTGGCAAGTTTTCACCTGGCGGAACAATTAAGGGCTTTAGGCAAGTATGAGGAAGCGGAAGGGTTGTTTGCCAGCTTTTTGAAAACGTATACAGTTGATGATAGCTACAAGTCAGGAGCCGAGCGTGAAATAAAAAACATCCAGTTTATCCGTAAAGAATTAAGCAAGCCGGAAGTACAGTATTATACCGTGAAAGCGGCTGATGGTCTGTTAACCAGCAATGGGGCCAACTATGCTCCTGTGTGGCTGACTGCTTCTACTTTACTGTTTACCAGCACCCGCCCCGAACAAAACGACGGGCATCACGCCAACAGGTTATACCAGGCTAATTTACAGGATGCCACTGTGGCTATAGCAGATGTGCCCCAGGTAAAAACGATGGAGCAAGGTGTGGCTGCTATAACGGGTTACGGTAATGTAATGTACCTGACCCGCTGGAATGCCAAAGGCGATAAAAATGCAGCTATATATGTAAGTACCCGCCAGGGCGATAAATGGAGTGAGCCGGTAGCGTTGCCTGCAACGGTAAATCAGCCGGGTTACAGCTCGCAGCAACCCTTTGTAACTTATGATGGGCGTTACCTGTTGTTTGCCAGCAATAAACCAGGTGGTGAAGGTGGTTTTGATATCTGGTATACGGCTATTGAAGAAGCAGGGAAAGTAGGTGCTGTAATGAATGCAGGTAAGGTTGTTAATACGGCTAATGACGAACAGGCGCCTTATTATTCTATCGCTGCCCAAACGCTGGTGTTTGCTACCAATGGCCGTGTAGGCATGGGGGGCTTTGATTTATTCAGTAGTGAAGGAGCTGTTGGCAGCTTTAACGAACCGGAAAACCTGGGCTATCCGGTGAACTCGGTAAAAGATGATATTTATTTTACAACAAAGGCTACTAATGCTGATATTTTAAGTGAAGTATGGTTAAGCTCAGACAGGTCGGAAGCCTGCTGCCTGGAGTTGTTTACGATAACCAGGAAATTGCCGGAGCCTGTGGTAAAAACTCCTGAGCCTGATAAAGCACCAGAGCCGGTGAATGACCCTGTTGTGGTTGCAAAGCCAACACCTGTTATTGATTCTACAGAAGGCGGTGTACTAACTTCTGTATTATATGCGTATGATAAGTCGGAATTACTGGATGGTTCAGAAGCTTCTTTGAACAAACTGGTAGCCCTGTTACAGGCAAATCCGAATATGATTATTGAAATAGGAGGACATACGGATGGAAAAGGTGCAGATGCCTATAACCAGCGTTTGTCACTGGCTCGTGCCCAAAGTTGTGTAAACTATATTATCGGTAAAGGTATCAGTGCTGACAGGATCATTGCAAAAGGGTACGGAGCTACCAAACCAGTAGCGCCAAACACTAACCCTGATGGCAGTGATAATCCGGAGGGAAGGAAGCTGAACAGAAGAACAGAATTTACTATATTGAAGAAGTAA
- a CDS encoding dicarboxylate/amino acid:cation symporter: MMKKGGLTSFIILAMIVGIAVGYGVNWRAAETGNAQLVVTFSKNIKLLTTIFLRLIQMVIAPLVFTTLVVGIAKLGDLKTVGRVGGKAMLWFVSASLVSLLLGLVLVNLTHPGTLIDLNEVNRLSQSKETVEAAGKVVANAKGFSLEDFVLHVFPKSVFEAMSTNEILHIVVFAIFFGLAAAAMGDYAKPVIKGLDAAAHIVLKMVSYVMYFAPIGVFGALAAVVAEKGLKVFVFYGWYMLAFLGGIVALWIVLVGVGFLILRKRMVPLLRHISNPLTIAFTTTSSEAVFPKLTEELERFGCKNKVVAFILPLGYSFNLDGSMMYMTFASIAIAQANGIPLDLGTQLTMLLVLMLTSKGIAGVPRASLVVVAATCAMFNIPAIGIALILPIDHFCDMFRTATNVLGNSLATAVVSKWEGELEVNQQP; the protein is encoded by the coding sequence ATGATGAAAAAAGGTGGGCTTACTTCGTTCATTATCCTGGCGATGATTGTGGGTATAGCAGTGGGGTATGGAGTGAACTGGAGAGCGGCTGAAACGGGAAATGCACAGCTGGTTGTGACATTTTCGAAGAATATCAAGCTATTAACCACCATCTTTTTACGACTGATACAAATGGTGATTGCTCCATTGGTATTTACTACCCTGGTAGTGGGAATTGCCAAACTGGGCGATTTAAAAACCGTAGGTCGTGTAGGCGGGAAGGCCATGCTGTGGTTTGTTTCTGCTTCTCTTGTTTCCTTATTATTAGGCCTGGTGCTGGTAAACTTAACGCACCCCGGAACTTTAATCGATTTAAATGAGGTAAACCGTTTAAGCCAATCGAAAGAAACGGTAGAAGCTGCCGGCAAGGTGGTGGCCAATGCCAAAGGCTTTTCGCTGGAAGATTTTGTGTTGCATGTGTTCCCTAAAAGTGTATTTGAGGCCATGTCAACCAATGAAATATTGCATATTGTTGTGTTTGCTATATTCTTTGGTCTGGCCGCAGCAGCTATGGGCGATTATGCCAAACCGGTAATAAAAGGCCTGGATGCAGCCGCACATATAGTATTGAAAATGGTTAGCTATGTAATGTATTTTGCTCCCATTGGTGTGTTTGGTGCGCTGGCGGCTGTAGTGGCAGAGAAAGGATTGAAAGTATTTGTGTTTTATGGCTGGTACATGCTTGCTTTTTTGGGCGGCATCGTTGCTTTATGGATAGTGCTGGTGGGGGTTGGTTTTTTAATTTTAAGAAAACGGATGGTGCCTTTATTAAGGCATATCAGTAATCCATTAACTATTGCATTTACCACTACCAGCAGCGAAGCGGTGTTTCCGAAACTGACAGAAGAACTGGAGCGCTTTGGTTGTAAGAATAAAGTGGTTGCTTTTATCCTGCCATTGGGATATTCTTTTAACCTGGATGGCAGCATGATGTATATGACGTTTGCCAGTATTGCTATTGCACAGGCCAATGGCATACCACTGGATTTAGGTACCCAGCTTACCATGTTACTGGTGTTAATGCTTACCAGTAAAGGAATTGCAGGGGTGCCGCGTGCTTCTTTAGTGGTAGTAGCAGCTACCTGTGCCATGTTTAACATACCCGCTATAGGTATTGCATTAATTTTACCGATAGACCATTTCTGCGATATGTTCCGTACTGCCACCAATGTGCTGGGTAATTCACTGGCTACAGCAGTGGTAAGCAAGTGGGAAGGAGAACTGGAAGTAAATCAACAACCTTAA
- a CDS encoding PorP/SprF family type IX secretion system membrane protein, with product MRYSIQLSLLLLLMCAGKTKAQVDPHFSQYYTYPAWLNPALTGAFDGSYRVSGIYRNQWGNLGTPFATSGVSGEFTTNKNINAGVSVLRQTAGDGGYSYTTAYGNVAYTGVRFGKEGFHRLHLGLQFGIIQRRFDRNKMTFGSQWNPITGFSGNNSGEILNRTSALALDAAAGVMYFDATPGKKANVYGGFSVSHLTQPDDAFSSTGKEKFPVRYTVHAGVRIAVSDVFSVTPNALYLKQRSAEEKMLGAYGQYKVNEETSVMLGGNYRFKDAISPYIGFTYNQWMLGASYDINKSDLGKLAGSTNSFEISLSVIGIRSRKTPEVDFVCPRL from the coding sequence ATGAGATATTCAATTCAATTGTCGCTGCTGCTGTTGCTAATGTGCGCGGGTAAAACGAAGGCTCAGGTTGATCCGCATTTTTCGCAATACTATACTTATCCTGCCTGGTTAAACCCTGCACTTACCGGTGCTTTTGATGGTAGTTACCGGGTGTCGGGTATTTACCGCAACCAGTGGGGGAATCTGGGAACTCCGTTTGCCACCAGTGGTGTTTCGGGAGAATTTACTACTAATAAAAATATTAATGCCGGTGTAAGTGTACTCAGGCAAACCGCTGGCGATGGAGGGTATTCTTATACCACAGCATACGGCAATGTGGCCTATACAGGTGTTCGTTTTGGTAAGGAAGGTTTTCATCGCCTGCACCTGGGATTGCAGTTTGGTATAATTCAACGCAGGTTTGACAGGAATAAAATGACCTTCGGATCGCAGTGGAACCCCATTACCGGTTTTTCGGGTAATAACTCCGGCGAGATCCTAAATCGCACTTCTGCACTGGCATTGGATGCTGCGGCGGGTGTGATGTATTTTGATGCTACTCCAGGTAAAAAAGCCAATGTGTATGGCGGGTTTTCTGTATCGCATTTAACGCAACCGGATGATGCTTTTAGCTCTACCGGGAAAGAAAAGTTTCCGGTACGTTACACGGTGCATGCGGGTGTGCGTATTGCAGTGTCGGATGTGTTCTCTGTTACACCCAATGCTTTATACCTGAAGCAAAGATCGGCGGAAGAAAAAATGTTGGGTGCTTACGGACAGTATAAAGTGAATGAAGAAACCAGTGTAATGCTGGGTGGTAATTACCGCTTTAAGGATGCTATTTCACCTTACATCGGTTTTACTTATAACCAGTGGATGCTAGGCGCCAGCTATGATATTAACAAGTCAGATTTAGGTAAGCTGGCGGGCAGCACCAATAGTTTTGAAATTTCTTTATCTGTTATTGGTATTCGTTCCCGCAAAACGCCCGAAGTGGATTTTGTGTGTCCAAGGTTATAA
- a CDS encoding amino acid permease has protein sequence MSLFAKKSIHSLMTQAADSEKGLKRTLGPVALVALGIGAIIGAGIFVRTAAAAGGHAGPAVTISFMIAGLGCALAGLCYAEFASMIPIAGSAYTYSYATMGELIAWIIGWDLVLEYALGAATVAIGWSQYLNNLLQSFFGFTIPFEWCHSPFQISDAGVHGIVNLPAIAIILLLSLLLIKGTAESAIVNNIIVIIKVAIVLLIIGAGWSFINPANHTPYLIPADAGTVVLNTGKVHNYADTLNHGWWGVLRGASIVFFAFIGFDAVSTAAQEAKNPQKHMPLGILISLAFCTILYILFSHVLTGLAPFKEFLTTGGEASVSYAINKYMTGYGWLGKLVTVSILAGFSSVILVMLLGQTRVFYTMSSDGLIPPVFSKLHPKFRTPYKSQLLFFAFVSIFAGFVPDSIVGDMVSIGTLFAFVLVSIGILILRKTDPNLPRPFKTPLYKIVCPLGAIVCLCMIASEGWENWARLIIWLIIGFVIYFTYGKKHSKVQKALTEGSSDNA, from the coding sequence ATGAGTTTATTTGCGAAAAAATCTATCCATTCCCTGATGACGCAAGCAGCCGATTCAGAGAAGGGATTAAAAAGAACTTTGGGTCCGGTAGCCCTGGTTGCATTGGGTATTGGAGCCATTATTGGTGCGGGTATCTTTGTAAGAACTGCAGCCGCAGCAGGCGGTCACGCAGGCCCCGCCGTTACCATTTCCTTTATGATAGCCGGTTTAGGTTGCGCCCTGGCGGGTTTATGTTATGCAGAATTTGCATCCATGATACCTATTGCCGGTAGCGCTTACACCTACAGCTATGCTACCATGGGTGAGTTGATTGCGTGGATTATTGGATGGGATCTGGTACTGGAATATGCCCTTGGTGCAGCCACAGTTGCAATTGGCTGGTCGCAATATCTCAACAACTTACTACAAAGCTTTTTTGGGTTCACCATACCCTTTGAATGGTGCCACTCGCCCTTTCAGATATCCGATGCAGGCGTTCACGGCATCGTAAACCTGCCGGCCATTGCCATCATTTTACTGTTATCCTTATTATTGATTAAAGGCACAGCAGAGTCGGCCATCGTAAACAACATTATTGTAATTATTAAAGTGGCTATCGTTTTACTGATCATTGGCGCTGGCTGGAGCTTTATTAATCCTGCCAACCACACGCCGTACCTTATTCCGGCCGATGCAGGAACTGTAGTGCTGAACACTGGTAAAGTACACAACTATGCCGATACGCTTAACCACGGCTGGTGGGGCGTTTTAAGAGGCGCCAGCATCGTATTCTTCGCCTTTATTGGCTTTGATGCCGTTTCTACCGCTGCACAGGAAGCTAAAAACCCACAAAAGCACATGCCGCTGGGTATCCTTATTTCACTGGCTTTCTGTACTATTTTATACATCCTTTTCTCTCACGTACTTACCGGTCTGGCTCCTTTTAAAGAGTTTTTGACTACTGGTGGCGAAGCTTCTGTTTCTTATGCTATCAATAAGTATATGACCGGATACGGCTGGTTGGGCAAGCTGGTAACAGTATCTATTTTAGCTGGATTCTCTTCTGTTATCCTGGTAATGTTATTAGGCCAGACCAGGGTGTTTTACACCATGAGCTCCGACGGCTTAATTCCTCCTGTGTTCTCTAAGCTGCACCCCAAATTCAGAACGCCTTACAAATCACAATTACTGTTTTTTGCATTCGTATCTATTTTCGCCGGCTTTGTTCCCGACAGCATTGTAGGTGACATGGTAAGTATAGGAACCTTATTTGCGTTTGTGCTGGTTTCTATCGGTATCCTTATTTTACGTAAAACCGATCCTAATTTACCACGTCCTTTCAAAACGCCTTTATACAAAATAGTATGTCCGCTGGGCGCTATTGTGTGTTTATGTATGATCGCTTCCGAAGGCTGGGAAAACTGGGCACGCCTGATTATATGGCTGATCATAGGTTTTGTAATCTACTTCACCTATGGCAAAAAGCATAGTAAAGTGCAAAAAGCCCTTACCGAAGGTTCTTCAGACAATGCATAA